A stretch of the Glutamicibacter sp. JL.03c genome encodes the following:
- the serS gene encoding serine--tRNA ligase, which yields MIDLKMLTENPDLYRASQRARGADESLIDQLLEADTARRETIATYERLRAEQNAFSKKVGQAKGDERSALLAEVKELAASVKSAQAQSDEASAKCTELQRLIPNLIIDGIPSGGEDDFTIVKHVGTVRDFKAEGFEPLDHLQIGEKLGAIDMERGAKVSGSRFYFLKGIGARLEIAMMNMALDVAMERGFIPMITPTLVRPETMQGTGFDVAHDDEIYKLERDNMYLVGTSEVALAGYHADEIMDLSDGPIRYAGWSSCYRREAGSAGKDTRGIIRVHQFNKLEMFIYTSVEDAEAEHQNLLAMEEEMLGRMELPYRVIDTAAGDLGMSAARKFDCEAWVPTQDAYRELTSTSNCTTFQARRLNIREREIVDGKPGKTRAVATLNGTLATTRWIVAILENHQNPDGSVNVPKALQPYLGGLEVLK from the coding sequence GTGATCGACCTGAAAATGCTCACCGAAAATCCGGATCTGTACCGTGCCTCGCAACGCGCGCGCGGTGCCGACGAGTCGTTAATTGATCAGCTTCTCGAAGCTGACACGGCACGTCGTGAAACCATTGCCACCTACGAACGCCTGCGTGCCGAGCAGAATGCGTTCTCCAAGAAGGTCGGCCAGGCCAAGGGCGATGAGCGCTCTGCGCTGCTGGCCGAGGTCAAAGAGCTGGCCGCTTCGGTCAAGTCTGCCCAGGCCCAGTCTGATGAGGCTTCTGCCAAGTGCACCGAATTGCAGCGCCTGATTCCCAACCTGATCATCGACGGCATCCCGTCCGGTGGCGAAGACGACTTCACCATTGTCAAGCACGTGGGTACCGTCCGTGACTTCAAGGCCGAAGGCTTTGAACCACTGGACCACCTGCAGATCGGCGAGAAGCTTGGCGCCATCGACATGGAGCGTGGTGCCAAGGTTTCTGGCTCGCGCTTCTACTTCCTCAAGGGCATCGGCGCCCGCCTGGAAATAGCGATGATGAACATGGCTCTGGACGTGGCGATGGAGCGCGGCTTCATCCCGATGATCACTCCTACCCTGGTTCGCCCAGAGACTATGCAGGGTACCGGCTTCGATGTGGCCCACGACGACGAGATCTACAAGCTCGAGCGTGACAACATGTACCTGGTGGGCACCTCCGAGGTGGCCTTGGCTGGTTACCACGCCGACGAGATCATGGATCTGTCCGATGGCCCGATCCGCTACGCCGGCTGGTCCTCGTGCTACCGCCGCGAGGCAGGCTCGGCCGGCAAGGATACCCGTGGCATCATCCGCGTACACCAGTTCAACAAGCTGGAAATGTTCATCTACACCAGCGTCGAGGACGCTGAAGCCGAGCACCAGAACTTGCTGGCCATGGAAGAAGAAATGCTTGGACGCATGGAACTTCCGTACCGCGTGATCGACACCGCCGCCGGCGACCTCGGCATGAGCGCTGCCCGCAAGTTCGACTGCGAAGCATGGGTCCCGACCCAAGACGCTTACCGCGAGCTGACCTCCACCTCGAACTGCACCACCTTCCAGGCCCGCCGCCTGAACATTCGCGAACGCGAAATCGTCGACGGCAAGCCAGGCAAGACCCGTGCGGTGGCAACGCTGAACGGCACCTTGGCAACCACCCGCTGGATCGTTGCGATTCTGGAAAACCACCAGAACCCGGACGGCTCGGTCAACGTGCCCAAGGCCCTGCAGCCATACCTTGGTGGACTCGAAGTCCTCAAGTAA
- a CDS encoding HAD family hydrolase has product MTVMTKIGNDDRLNKQKMMICLDVDGTIVNHQGHMSQRVRNAARAVVEQGHEVVISTGRSLGAALPVMEDLGIDHGYVVVSNGGVLAKVSDGDVEVIHREVFDPSIALKALWKQLPKAKYALENERGEFLSNQTFGDASFGVETRVVDFEELLGNKAVRVVVFSTDNTAEEFGHAVQGLGLSGVTYSVGWTAWLDIAADGTTKASGLERLRAILKFDLADSLAVGDGRNDIEMLQWAGYGVAMGQAPDEVKDAADAVTEGVDDDGLAIILEGLLQG; this is encoded by the coding sequence ATGACAGTCATGACAAAGATCGGCAACGACGACCGACTGAATAAGCAGAAAATGATGATTTGCCTTGATGTGGACGGAACCATCGTCAACCATCAGGGCCATATGAGCCAGCGGGTACGCAACGCAGCCCGGGCAGTGGTGGAGCAAGGCCATGAAGTGGTCATCTCCACTGGACGCTCCCTTGGTGCTGCCCTTCCCGTCATGGAAGATCTGGGCATTGACCACGGCTATGTGGTTGTCAGCAACGGCGGCGTGCTGGCCAAGGTGAGCGACGGGGACGTCGAAGTGATCCACCGTGAAGTCTTTGATCCTTCTATAGCACTCAAGGCCCTGTGGAAGCAGCTTCCCAAGGCCAAATACGCGCTGGAAAACGAGCGCGGTGAATTCCTTTCCAACCAGACCTTTGGCGATGCCAGCTTTGGCGTCGAAACCAGAGTGGTGGATTTCGAAGAATTACTAGGCAACAAGGCAGTGCGTGTTGTGGTGTTCTCCACCGACAACACTGCCGAGGAATTCGGGCATGCGGTGCAAGGCCTGGGCCTGTCCGGGGTGACCTACTCGGTAGGGTGGACGGCCTGGCTGGATATCGCAGCAGACGGAACCACCAAGGCCAGCGGGTTGGAGCGCCTGCGAGCAATCCTCAAATTTGATCTGGCCGATTCGCTGGCCGTAGGTGATGGCCGCAATGACATCGAGATGCTCCAGTGGGCTGGATACGGTGTGGCCATGGGCCAGGCGCCAGACGAGGTCAAGGATGCAGCCGACGCTGTGACCGAAGGAGTCGACGACGACGGTTTGGCGATCATCCTCGAGGGGCTGCTTCAGGGCTAG
- a CDS encoding YczE/YyaS/YitT family protein, which yields MTITNLTPRQQLASGRLPLRFFNLFAGLSLYALAMAMIIRAQLGVDPWDVLHLGIANHVPLSLGTIIILVGALVLLAWIPLRQWPGLGTIANTLYLGVALDFFLRFLPEINGLGWQILTLVVAILINGLGGALYIGSHFGPGPRDGLMTGLHLRTGLSLRLIRTALELSVLGIGWLLGGPVGLGTVAYAVLIGPATQLFVARTSVRLPQQQ from the coding sequence ATGACCATCACTAACCTGACACCGCGCCAACAGCTCGCCAGCGGGCGGTTGCCCTTGCGATTCTTCAACCTCTTCGCAGGCCTGTCCCTCTACGCCTTGGCAATGGCAATGATTATCAGGGCGCAGCTGGGCGTTGATCCGTGGGATGTATTGCACCTGGGCATCGCCAATCATGTGCCACTGTCACTGGGCACCATCATTATCCTGGTCGGAGCGTTGGTCTTGCTCGCATGGATCCCGTTACGCCAATGGCCGGGCTTGGGAACCATCGCCAACACGCTGTACCTCGGCGTGGCACTCGACTTTTTCCTGCGCTTTCTGCCTGAAATCAACGGTCTTGGCTGGCAGATCCTCACCCTCGTGGTCGCAATCCTCATCAACGGCTTGGGAGGCGCCCTCTACATCGGCAGCCATTTCGGTCCCGGCCCGCGCGATGGGCTGATGACCGGACTGCACCTGCGCACCGGGCTGTCGCTGCGACTGATCCGCACCGCACTGGAACTCTCGGTACTGGGCATCGGCTGGCTGCTCGGCGGCCCGGTGGGCCTGGGCACGGTGGCCTACGCGGTACTCATCGGACCAGCCACACAGCTCTTTGTTGCACGCACCAGCGTGCGATTGCCGCAACAACAATAA
- a CDS encoding PLP-dependent aminotransferase family protein: MGRVTAAALAGMLGAADTSQPAYRWLFETLRSLIANGRILHGSVLPSEREVVARLGLSRTTISRAYAELRDSGYASSRQGSGTVAQIPGGPVAGGAEPLPLGGFGPMPGSTALDLTCAAPNAPTGMLGEFQAALEQLPRYAATMGYYPLGLEPLRLALANYYTRKGLPTGPDQIVVTSGALSSVAAAGRAVMGRGQSVLAESPTYPNSLLALKAHGARTAAVPIGQDGSDMEQIASTLRTVSPAVMLCLPDFHNPVGTLLDDARRERWAAELDRAGTIGIIDETCAELWLDSEPDVLPMAAFSKNLITVGSASKSHWGGLRLGWIRTPRHLSGAIARSRMSMDLGAPVLEQLVLANLLNAGASLAQGSRDGLRDNRDWMIAELQRLLPQWKPNKPAGGLSLWCQLPQPRSSALARQLKSVLLAPGSTFAVEGHGLEHYLRLPFAQDRADLERALPAIAEAWHKVAA; the protein is encoded by the coding sequence ATGGGCCGTGTCACAGCCGCTGCGCTCGCCGGAATGCTGGGAGCCGCCGACACTTCCCAACCTGCCTACCGGTGGCTTTTTGAAACCCTGCGCTCGCTCATAGCCAATGGCCGCATCCTGCATGGCTCGGTACTGCCCAGCGAACGCGAAGTCGTGGCCCGACTGGGGCTGAGCCGCACCACCATTTCACGTGCCTACGCAGAACTTCGCGATAGCGGCTACGCCAGCTCCCGCCAGGGCTCGGGAACAGTCGCCCAGATTCCCGGAGGGCCGGTTGCCGGCGGAGCAGAGCCACTGCCGCTCGGCGGATTCGGGCCAATGCCCGGAAGCACCGCGCTCGATCTGACCTGCGCGGCACCCAACGCCCCGACTGGAATGCTTGGAGAATTCCAAGCAGCGTTGGAACAGCTTCCGCGCTATGCGGCAACAATGGGCTACTACCCATTGGGGCTCGAGCCGTTGCGGTTGGCCCTCGCCAATTACTACACGCGCAAGGGACTGCCCACCGGTCCCGATCAGATCGTTGTCACCTCAGGTGCGCTGTCCTCGGTGGCGGCCGCCGGACGCGCGGTCATGGGTCGCGGGCAGAGCGTGCTGGCTGAGTCACCGACCTACCCCAATTCCTTGCTTGCGCTCAAGGCGCATGGCGCTCGCACCGCTGCGGTGCCCATCGGGCAGGACGGGTCCGACATGGAACAGATCGCTTCGACCTTGCGCACAGTATCCCCGGCAGTGATGCTGTGCCTGCCCGATTTCCACAACCCGGTGGGAACCTTGCTGGATGACGCAAGGCGAGAACGCTGGGCTGCGGAATTGGACCGGGCGGGAACCATCGGCATCATCGATGAAACCTGCGCCGAGCTGTGGCTTGACTCCGAGCCGGACGTTTTGCCGATGGCCGCCTTTTCCAAGAACCTCATCACCGTGGGCAGCGCCAGCAAATCGCACTGGGGCGGATTGCGCCTTGGCTGGATCCGAACGCCACGGCATCTCTCGGGCGCCATCGCGCGCTCGCGCATGAGCATGGATCTCGGGGCGCCCGTGCTGGAGCAACTGGTGCTGGCCAACCTGCTGAATGCAGGCGCCAGCCTTGCGCAGGGTTCCCGAGATGGCTTGCGGGACAACCGGGATTGGATGATCGCTGAACTGCAACGATTGCTGCCGCAGTGGAAGCCCAACAAGCCTGCAGGCGGCCTGAGCCTGTGGTGCCAGCTGCCGCAGCCGCGTTCCAGCGCGCTGGCTCGACAGCTCAAGTCAGTGTTGCTTGCCCCAGGATCCACCTTCGCTGTTGAAGGTCACGGCTTGGAGCACTATCTGCGTTTGCCATTTGCCCAGGACCGAGCCGATCTGGAGCGGGCGCTTCCGGCTATTGCCGAGGCATGGCACAAGGTGGCTGCGTGA
- a CDS encoding pyroglutamyl-peptidase I — protein sequence MHILVTGFEPFGNDQFNASGEAVRLVPDNADGHRITKAILPVSFQRSGEVLAALLQEHLPDALICVGEAGGRVEISLEVQGANEDDARIPDNDGAQPIKQSIVHPGETYRPASLDPEMILRALHQAGHGAYLSEDAGRFVCNHIAYLAYGQTVPALFIHVPALRPTGQKPLVGAETDKSEAALRVQPRTGYTLPVLVEALTVVLASLSEQTE from the coding sequence ATGCACATTTTGGTGACCGGCTTCGAACCCTTCGGCAACGACCAGTTCAACGCGAGCGGCGAGGCCGTGCGGCTGGTTCCCGACAATGCCGATGGCCATCGAATCACCAAGGCGATCCTGCCGGTATCCTTTCAGCGATCTGGCGAGGTTCTGGCTGCTTTGCTGCAGGAGCACCTGCCGGACGCTCTGATCTGCGTGGGCGAGGCTGGCGGGCGAGTTGAAATCAGCCTGGAGGTCCAAGGCGCCAATGAGGATGACGCCCGCATCCCGGATAACGATGGCGCGCAGCCGATAAAACAGAGCATCGTTCACCCCGGGGAAACCTACCGTCCCGCGAGCTTGGATCCGGAAATGATCCTCCGGGCATTGCATCAGGCCGGCCACGGTGCTTACCTATCCGAAGACGCGGGCAGGTTTGTTTGCAACCACATCGCGTACCTCGCCTATGGGCAGACAGTACCTGCGCTGTTCATCCATGTTCCCGCGCTTCGACCTACAGGGCAGAAGCCCCTGGTGGGCGCCGAGACGGACAAGAGCGAGGCTGCGCTTAGGGTTCAACCTCGGACTGGCTACACACTCCCGGTGCTTGTCGAAGCACTGACCGTGGTCCTAGCGTCCCTTTCCGAGCAAACGGAATAG
- a CDS encoding DNA recombination protein RmuC translates to MVIAVFVLVILNILTTACIALLLVRRTQGTEDGQIRDSVRSANSELRQELGTQRNELRQGMGEVRSEIDAKLRAMSESNADRHIQIQHLLQQEMEKLRTGNEAKLEKMRETVDEKLQGTLERRLGESFELVSKRLEMVQQGLGEMQSLAQDVGGLKRVLTNVKSRGSWGEVQLSRQLEDILTADQYEQNVVVVPGSREVVEFAVILPGREAGTIYLPIDSKLPQEDYERLLDAQESGEKSAIDAAAKALDRAMIEQAKLISSKYIAPPYSTDFAIMYLPTEGLFAEVVRSPGLASKLQTEYRVLVTGPTTLMSLLNSLQMGFRTLAIEKRSSEVWKVLSAAKEEFRKYGDVWDKLGKQLSAAQNTVSAAGTRSRVLEKTLRDVQTLEVSAQEDVLSGLLPEA, encoded by the coding sequence ATGGTTATCGCAGTTTTTGTCCTCGTCATCCTCAATATTCTCACAACGGCATGTATCGCCCTGCTGCTGGTTCGACGCACCCAAGGCACTGAGGATGGCCAGATCCGGGACTCGGTGCGGTCCGCCAATTCAGAGCTTCGCCAGGAGCTGGGAACCCAGCGCAATGAACTGCGCCAGGGCATGGGAGAAGTGCGCTCCGAGATTGATGCGAAGCTGCGCGCCATGAGCGAATCCAATGCCGACCGCCACATCCAGATCCAGCACCTGCTGCAGCAGGAAATGGAGAAGCTGCGCACTGGCAATGAAGCCAAGCTGGAAAAGATGCGCGAGACCGTGGACGAGAAGTTGCAGGGAACCCTCGAAAGGCGATTGGGCGAATCCTTCGAACTGGTCAGCAAGCGGCTGGAGATGGTCCAGCAGGGGTTGGGAGAAATGCAATCGCTGGCCCAGGATGTCGGCGGGCTCAAGCGCGTGCTCACCAATGTGAAAAGCCGCGGCTCCTGGGGCGAAGTCCAGCTTTCGCGCCAGCTGGAAGATATCCTCACCGCGGATCAATACGAGCAGAATGTTGTGGTCGTCCCGGGAAGTCGCGAAGTAGTGGAATTCGCGGTGATCCTGCCCGGACGCGAGGCCGGGACCATCTACCTTCCGATTGACTCCAAGCTCCCGCAGGAAGATTATGAGAGGCTGCTCGACGCCCAAGAATCTGGAGAGAAATCAGCGATCGATGCAGCAGCCAAGGCGCTGGATCGGGCGATGATCGAGCAGGCAAAACTGATCTCCAGCAAATACATCGCCCCGCCCTACAGCACCGACTTCGCGATCATGTACCTGCCTACCGAAGGGCTCTTCGCCGAAGTGGTGCGAAGCCCCGGCCTGGCCAGCAAGCTCCAAACGGAGTATCGGGTTCTAGTTACCGGGCCTACGACATTGATGAGCCTGCTGAACTCGCTGCAGATGGGCTTCCGCACCCTGGCCATCGAAAAACGCAGCAGCGAGGTGTGGAAGGTCCTCTCGGCTGCCAAGGAGGAATTCCGCAAATACGGGGATGTTTGGGACAAGCTGGGCAAGCAGCTCTCGGCAGCGCAGAACACCGTCAGTGCGGCGGGCACCCGTAGCCGTGTTCTCGAAAAGACACTGCGAGACGTGCAGACCCTGGAAGTATCCGCTCAAGAAGATGTTCTCTCCGGGTTGCTGCCCGAGGCCTAA
- a CDS encoding inorganic diphosphatase produces MSHDVTIEIPTGSRVKYEIDHETHRLRLDRVLFTSMQYPTHYGYFDDTLGEDGDPLDAMVYIPGVDLIPGVVVEARPIGVFNMTDDGGGDAKLLCVPADKRFDHIKELEDIDEWLIKEIEHFFTRYKDLEPGKWVKAEGWEGREAAEAELARSIERFKA; encoded by the coding sequence ATGAGCCACGACGTGACCATCGAGATCCCAACCGGATCGCGCGTCAAGTACGAGATCGACCACGAGACCCACCGCCTGCGTTTGGATCGCGTGCTGTTCACCTCGATGCAGTACCCAACCCACTACGGCTACTTCGACGATACTCTGGGCGAAGATGGCGATCCATTGGACGCCATGGTGTACATCCCTGGCGTTGACCTGATCCCAGGCGTTGTTGTCGAAGCCCGCCCAATTGGCGTATTCAACATGACCGACGATGGCGGTGGCGATGCCAAGCTGCTGTGCGTTCCTGCCGACAAGCGCTTTGACCACATCAAGGAACTTGAAGACATCGACGAATGGCTGATCAAGGAGATCGAGCACTTCTTCACCCGCTACAAGGACCTGGAGCCAGGCAAGTGGGTCAAGGCTGAAGGCTGGGAAGGCCGCGAGGCTGCCGAAGCTGAGCTGGCTCGCTCCATCGAACGTTTCAAGGCCTAG
- the dacB gene encoding D-alanyl-D-alanine carboxypeptidase/D-alanyl-D-alanine-endopeptidase yields the protein MNTAARRALTLGVAVLAVVAVILAMVLAPRFFTGEPEAFYTPASAQQAEKHPATVADLDPDAPMPDTSVLTAKLDAVLAGTSDGTSFSAQVVDVASQTVLYHRNAETSGTPASSLKVVTALAALDTLGGDSQLSTSVLLDGDTLILRGGGDVLLGDGKSDPAHPKGYAGLATLAEQTAKELESRGVSEVSLWLDDSLFGDAHNNSAWDKSLFTSNNIGEVYPIAHYAGRAGESTSTAYQSDAAEQVRKVFAKELSASLKVAEGGRGSYDGGEQIAEVKSAPLRQIIKHMLLVSDNYIAETMGRLVAVKRGMAPEQAGEAVAAVASEHGAEGAQLADTSGLAAQDKISPAALTTVLRAAATSPKPELRELVYSLPVAGYNGTLMNRLGQSSTLGLVRAKTGSLTGVATLTGMTITQDGRLLAFSIFAHQPGGTLAPHKPIIDSAVTAIRGCGCQS from the coding sequence ATGAACACTGCCGCCCGACGTGCGCTGACGCTGGGGGTGGCCGTGCTGGCTGTGGTTGCAGTCATTCTGGCCATGGTGCTGGCACCTCGATTCTTCACCGGTGAACCCGAAGCGTTCTACACCCCGGCCAGTGCCCAGCAGGCTGAAAAACACCCAGCCACGGTGGCAGATCTCGATCCTGATGCCCCGATGCCTGACACCTCCGTGCTCACCGCCAAACTTGATGCGGTCCTCGCCGGCACCTCCGATGGCACGAGCTTCAGTGCGCAGGTTGTCGACGTCGCCAGCCAGACGGTGCTCTATCACCGCAACGCAGAGACCAGCGGCACCCCGGCCTCCAGCCTGAAGGTCGTGACCGCGTTGGCCGCTTTGGACACCCTGGGCGGAGACAGCCAGCTGTCCACCTCGGTACTGCTAGATGGAGACACCCTCATCCTGCGCGGCGGGGGTGATGTGCTGTTGGGCGACGGGAAGTCGGATCCGGCGCACCCCAAGGGCTACGCGGGCCTGGCCACCCTGGCCGAGCAGACCGCCAAGGAACTGGAATCCCGCGGTGTCAGCGAAGTCTCGCTGTGGCTAGATGATTCGCTCTTCGGCGATGCCCATAACAATTCCGCTTGGGACAAGTCGCTGTTCACCTCGAATAACATCGGCGAGGTGTACCCGATCGCGCACTACGCAGGACGGGCCGGCGAAAGCACCAGCACCGCCTACCAATCCGATGCAGCCGAACAGGTCCGCAAGGTCTTCGCCAAAGAGCTCTCAGCCTCCCTGAAGGTCGCTGAAGGAGGCCGGGGCTCCTACGACGGCGGCGAGCAGATCGCGGAAGTGAAATCCGCGCCCCTGCGCCAGATCATCAAGCACATGCTGCTGGTCTCCGATAACTACATCGCCGAAACCATGGGACGGCTCGTCGCCGTCAAACGCGGCATGGCCCCGGAGCAAGCTGGCGAAGCGGTCGCCGCCGTGGCCAGCGAACACGGCGCCGAAGGCGCGCAGCTGGCCGATACCAGCGGATTGGCCGCACAGGACAAGATCTCACCGGCCGCGCTGACCACGGTATTGCGCGCGGCAGCCACCAGCCCCAAGCCGGAACTGCGCGAACTGGTGTACTCCCTGCCGGTCGCCGGCTATAACGGCACGCTCATGAATCGCCTAGGCCAGTCGTCCACACTGGGATTGGTGCGCGCCAAGACCGGTTCGCTGACCGGGGTAGCCACGTTGACCGGCATGACCATCACCCAGGACGGGCGCTTGCTGGCCTTCTCGATTTTTGCCCATCAACCGGGCGGAACACTCGCACCGCATAAGCCGATTATCGACTCAGCAGTAACCGCCATCCGCGGTTGCGGCTGCCAGAGCTAA
- a CDS encoding zinc-dependent metalloprotease yields the protein MNQVVDWKLAANAAKTLMPAGPKIFKKDAARIVEELRIAAGEGLAEAEKISKLTSTAPSQTLVVDRAGWAKAVSQNFAAMLPAQVNVPAMVPAVAGAELGAVLSVLGTRVLGQFDPFVGPRLLLNAPTITQIRGELNLNARDFYLWIATHEQTHRLQFEHAPWIPEVMKSILAEAFGPLENEGSMNQLGERLKSMKSEVGELTSIMSVLEGHAMVVMNDVTSIGSIKTIRRRFEARGENRSVLATLLGKLLGLDAKALQYKRGAKFVRHVVDGIGYEGFNQVFSSRELFPSAEELDNPERWLARTR from the coding sequence ATGAACCAGGTTGTTGATTGGAAACTGGCCGCGAACGCTGCCAAGACGCTGATGCCTGCCGGGCCGAAGATCTTCAAAAAAGATGCCGCCCGAATTGTCGAGGAACTGCGCATTGCCGCCGGCGAGGGACTGGCCGAGGCGGAGAAGATCTCCAAGCTGACCTCCACCGCGCCCTCGCAGACCCTGGTGGTGGACCGGGCCGGATGGGCCAAGGCCGTCAGCCAGAATTTCGCGGCCATGCTGCCCGCCCAGGTCAACGTCCCCGCAATGGTTCCGGCGGTCGCCGGAGCCGAGCTCGGCGCGGTGCTCTCGGTGCTGGGCACCCGGGTGCTGGGACAGTTCGACCCCTTCGTCGGCCCGCGACTGCTGCTCAACGCGCCCACCATCACCCAGATCCGCGGCGAACTGAACCTGAATGCCCGCGATTTTTATCTGTGGATCGCCACCCACGAGCAGACCCACCGCCTGCAGTTCGAGCACGCTCCATGGATCCCCGAGGTCATGAAGTCCATCCTCGCCGAGGCCTTCGGGCCGCTGGAGAATGAGGGCTCGATGAACCAGCTCGGCGAGCGGCTGAAATCCATGAAGTCGGAAGTGGGCGAATTGACCAGCATCATGTCGGTGCTCGAAGGCCACGCCATGGTGGTGATGAACGATGTGACCAGCATCGGCAGCATCAAGACCATCCGCCGGCGCTTTGAAGCACGCGGCGAGAACCGATCGGTGCTGGCCACCTTGCTGGGCAAGCTGCTTGGCCTGGACGCCAAGGCCCTGCAGTACAAACGCGGAGCCAAATTCGTGCGCCATGTGGTGGACGGGATCGGCTACGAAGGCTTCAACCAGGTCTTCAGCTCCCGGGAACTGTTCCCCAGCGCCGAAGAGCTCGACAACCCTGAACGCTGGCTGGCCCGCACCCGATGA
- the tilS gene encoding tRNA lysidine(34) synthetase TilS gives MNQALLAARTAIARVAGPGLTLIGVSGGADSLALAIAAATLPDAFGAVIVDHGLQPGSAQVAQRAAGQCRELGLDPVLVYPVQTASDEASARAARYEQFELALRRTGAQRLLLAHTRDDQAEQVLLGLLRGSGTRSLAGIPAERGPYRRPLLDLARKQTEEICQDAGVEYWEDPSNSDTGYRRNLIRHEILPFLAERLGGHLPEALARTASLAAADAQALDQWAQQAKDAQGLNLRELSALPVAVASRVLRLAAIEAGAKNVGHERTQALCALAGIGGPKSKSAGPVQLDGKISAFRRGPVIVFTGTGSTTGH, from the coding sequence ATGAACCAGGCTTTGCTCGCGGCCCGCACCGCCATTGCCCGGGTCGCCGGCCCGGGACTCACCTTGATCGGGGTCTCCGGCGGCGCGGACTCGCTGGCCCTGGCCATTGCGGCAGCCACCCTGCCCGACGCCTTCGGCGCTGTGATCGTGGATCACGGATTGCAGCCGGGCAGCGCCCAGGTCGCGCAGCGGGCCGCCGGGCAATGCCGCGAGCTGGGCTTGGATCCGGTGCTGGTTTATCCGGTGCAGACTGCCAGCGACGAAGCCTCGGCCCGGGCGGCCCGCTATGAGCAGTTCGAGCTGGCGCTGCGCCGCACCGGTGCCCAGCGGCTGCTGCTCGCGCACACCCGTGATGACCAGGCCGAGCAGGTGCTGCTCGGGCTGCTCCGTGGTTCGGGCACCCGATCCCTGGCCGGGATCCCGGCCGAACGCGGACCTTACCGAAGGCCGCTGCTGGATCTGGCCCGGAAGCAGACCGAAGAGATCTGCCAGGACGCGGGGGTCGAGTATTGGGAAGATCCGAGCAATTCCGACACCGGCTACCGGCGGAACCTGATCCGCCATGAGATCCTGCCGTTCCTGGCTGAACGGCTCGGCGGGCATCTGCCCGAGGCCCTGGCCCGCACCGCATCGTTGGCGGCCGCTGATGCCCAGGCACTGGACCAATGGGCACAGCAAGCCAAGGACGCGCAGGGGTTGAACCTGCGCGAACTCTCTGCCCTCCCGGTGGCGGTGGCCTCCAGAGTGTTGCGGCTAGCCGCGATCGAAGCCGGCGCGAAAAATGTGGGCCATGAGCGAACACAGGCGCTGTGCGCGCTGGCCGGAATCGGCGGGCCCAAGTCCAAATCTGCTGGTCCGGTGCAACTGGATGGCAAAATCAGCGCCTTCAGGCGCGGACCGGTGATCGTTTTCACGGGGACCGGCTCAACAACAGGTCACTAA
- the hpt gene encoding hypoxanthine phosphoribosyltransferase, with protein sequence MDSTAVKADLAHVLYTKEEIQARVAELAAQIDKDYEGRDILVVGVLKGAVMIMADLVRALNSHLTMDWMAVSSYGSGTQSSGVVRILKDLDSDLMGKHVLIVEDIIDSGLTLSWLKSNLESRGPASVEICALLRKPEAAKVEIDVKYVGMDIPNEFVVGYGLDYAEKYRNLDCVGTLAPHIYQ encoded by the coding sequence GTGGATTCCACTGCAGTCAAAGCCGATCTGGCGCATGTTCTGTACACCAAGGAAGAAATCCAGGCACGCGTGGCTGAACTCGCTGCGCAGATCGACAAGGACTACGAGGGCCGCGACATTCTCGTCGTGGGTGTGCTCAAGGGCGCCGTGATGATCATGGCCGACCTGGTCCGCGCCTTGAACTCCCACCTGACCATGGACTGGATGGCAGTGTCCTCCTACGGTTCAGGCACCCAGTCCTCGGGCGTGGTACGAATCCTCAAGGACCTGGACTCGGATCTGATGGGCAAGCATGTGCTGATCGTCGAGGACATCATCGACTCCGGCTTGACCCTGTCGTGGCTGAAGTCCAACCTCGAATCCCGTGGCCCGGCATCGGTGGAAATCTGCGCCCTGCTGCGCAAGCCCGAGGCTGCCAAGGTCGAGATCGACGTGAAGTACGTCGGCATGGACATTCCTAATGAATTCGTCGTGGGCTACGGCCTTGACTACGCGGAAAAGTACCGCAACCTGGACTGCGTGGGCACCTTGGCTCCGCATATCTACCAGTAG